Proteins from a genomic interval of Nostoc sp. TCL240-02:
- a CDS encoding sensor histidine kinase: MLPIKLAPKAYQNEDAQKIDVANQLLVAMEYKSFELVKKNQKQIAQLLLSSREYETQKHIYADGVAKRNRNILFQLQQKVDEYYKRIFWAVFESVISLALLIPAWFLVLNLLQQYLKDKKIAQAALEETNCRLEMQVAERTTKLEHKNLQLEQTLQELQYTQVQLVQTEKMSSLGQLVAGVAHEINNPVNFIYGNLIHVRKYSQQLLALIKLYQQENCNYNPEITSLIHKIDLEFIIDDLPKMLSSMEVGTKRICEIVLTLRNFSRLDEAEMKPVDIHEGINSTLLILEHRLKENHKQQEIAIIKNYGNLPLVECYAGGLNQVFMNIISNAIDALYELQEEYLKKDIAKHLNSIIIHTKVKNEDFVIISIKDNGIGISEKVKTRLFDPFFTTKPVGKGTGLGLSISYQIIVEKHKGKINCISAPGKGTEFVIEIPIKQMQ, from the coding sequence ATGCTCCCTATCAAACTGGCTCCTAAAGCATATCAAAATGAGGATGCCCAAAAAATTGATGTTGCTAATCAGCTTTTGGTCGCAATGGAATATAAATCTTTTGAGTTAGTTAAAAAAAATCAAAAACAGATAGCACAACTACTACTTTCTAGCCGAGAATATGAAACTCAGAAACACATTTATGCTGATGGTGTTGCCAAAAGAAATCGTAATATCTTATTTCAGTTACAGCAGAAGGTTGATGAATATTATAAAAGAATATTTTGGGCAGTTTTCGAATCTGTTATAAGTTTAGCACTACTGATTCCAGCATGGTTTTTGGTATTGAATTTATTGCAGCAATACTTAAAAGATAAAAAAATTGCTCAAGCCGCCTTAGAAGAAACAAATTGTAGATTGGAAATGCAAGTGGCGGAGAGAACGACAAAATTAGAACACAAAAACCTTCAACTAGAACAGACATTACAAGAATTACAATACACTCAAGTACAACTTGTTCAAACTGAAAAAATGTCCTCATTAGGTCAGTTAGTTGCTGGTGTTGCTCATGAAATCAATAATCCAGTTAATTTCATTTATGGAAATCTAATTCATGTTAGAAAATATAGTCAGCAATTACTAGCTTTAATTAAGCTATATCAGCAAGAAAATTGTAATTACAATCCAGAAATAACTAGTCTGATTCATAAGATAGATTTAGAGTTTATTATTGATGATCTACCAAAAATGTTATCCTCAATGGAAGTTGGTACTAAGCGTATTTGTGAGATTGTGCTAACTTTGCGGAACTTCTCGCGTCTTGATGAAGCAGAAATGAAACCTGTTGATATTCATGAAGGAATTAATAGCACCCTATTAATTTTAGAGCATCGCCTTAAAGAAAATCATAAACAGCAAGAAATTGCAATCATCAAAAATTATGGTAATTTGCCTCTTGTTGAATGTTATGCAGGAGGATTAAATCAGGTGTTTATGAATATCATAAGTAATGCTATTGACGCTTTATATGAACTGCAAGAGGAGTATTTAAAAAAAGATATTGCAAAACATCTGAATTCTATTATTATCCATACTAAAGTTAAAAATGAAGATTTTGTAATTATTAGTATTAAAGATAATGGGATAGGAATATCAGAGAAAGTTAAGACTAGATTGTTTGACCCTTTTTTTACTACTAAACCTGTAGGTAAAGGTACTGGCTTAGGATTATCTATTAGTTACCAAATTATAGTAGAGAAGCATAAGGGAAAAATCAATTGCATTTCTGCACCTGGGAAGGGTACAGAATTTGTAATTGAGATTCCCATCAAGCAGATGCAGTAA
- the pbpC gene encoding penicillin-binding protein 1C encodes MKLILRSLLKIKHSSKFILAVLVICLTIRLLPYFAPIRAADIAQNQLAMQFSDRNGLPLGTLLTRDQEHTSVVPLNQVSPQFIHAILAAEDGSFYHHGALDMKAVIRASKEAIHAKRIVSGASTITMQLSRMLDPVPRSFSGKLSEIWLSWRLAAGMNKDEILSAYINRLPMGGNIYGVEAAAQTYFSIPASELNLAQASLLAAIPNNPTYFNPYEHWERLKQRQKYVLNRMVEEKYISGATAARTSAEKVVFQSRPRGIIAAPHFLFWLANQIPPNPLEKQPWGDKSVIRTTINRPLQQFVEAQVQQVISSLATNNVHDAAALVIDNHTGEVLAYVGSPDYFNEAKLGRNDGVQALRQPGSTLKPFVYELALEKGLIRPNTILADVPARYAIPGARLYSPTDYTERFLGPVRVRIALANSLNVPAVRVLEKVGVETFLERLHQLGFENLNQTPEHYGLGLTLGSGEVSLWELARAYVTMARLGESIPIVSKFSDSPIQNPSCAESAPNMRCNIQNSTTIWQLITNILSDNHARATAFGVNSVLNLPFPVAVKTGTSSNFRDTWTVGFTTDYTIATWVGNFNGEPMRQVSGVTGAAPLWNRIMLHLHEHQEPAAFPPPEGLVQLPICAISGLRPTPDCTSVVQEYFYPEDKTAYEGDNQFNLPPEYNEWLAKQQQSSLVSTNLRILSPHHGDLFLVYPGEETKQKLEFKLAGNKSLPVEWWLNGEKLDTNSANSLFWNLRPGKWNLEARSGEMTDKVSFKVELANIKPTRRGFSISNYQVKGNRP; translated from the coding sequence ATGAAACTAATTTTACGATCGCTACTCAAAATTAAGCACAGTAGCAAATTTATCCTAGCTGTGCTGGTAATCTGCCTGACTATACGCTTATTACCGTATTTTGCGCCCATTCGTGCCGCAGATATTGCCCAAAATCAGTTGGCAATGCAATTTAGCGATCGCAATGGTTTACCATTAGGAACATTGCTCACCCGTGACCAAGAACATACATCAGTCGTACCGCTAAATCAAGTTTCGCCCCAGTTTATCCATGCTATTTTAGCCGCCGAAGATGGCAGCTTTTACCATCACGGCGCGTTGGATATGAAAGCTGTTATCCGCGCTAGCAAAGAAGCCATCCACGCGAAACGAATTGTTTCCGGCGCTTCCACTATTACTATGCAGTTGTCGCGGATGTTAGATCCTGTCCCCCGCAGCTTCTCTGGTAAACTGAGTGAGATTTGGCTATCTTGGCGGTTAGCAGCAGGGATGAACAAAGATGAAATTCTCTCTGCATATATTAATCGGCTACCGATGGGCGGGAATATATATGGTGTGGAAGCAGCCGCGCAGACTTATTTTTCTATCCCAGCGAGTGAGTTAAATCTTGCCCAAGCCAGTTTGTTGGCCGCTATCCCCAATAATCCCACATACTTTAACCCTTATGAACATTGGGAACGGTTGAAGCAGCGACAAAAATACGTCCTTAATCGTATGGTAGAGGAAAAATATATTAGTGGTGCGACGGCAGCCCGAACATCTGCCGAAAAAGTTGTGTTTCAATCTCGCCCACGGGGAATTATCGCCGCACCACACTTTTTATTTTGGTTAGCCAATCAAATCCCCCCAAACCCCCTTGAAAAGCAGCCTTGGGGCGATAAATCCGTTATTCGCACGACTATAAATCGTCCTTTACAGCAGTTTGTCGAAGCACAGGTGCAACAGGTAATTTCCTCACTCGCCACTAACAATGTTCATGATGCAGCTGCGTTGGTAATTGACAACCACACTGGTGAAGTTTTGGCTTATGTCGGTTCACCTGATTACTTTAATGAAGCCAAACTAGGACGCAATGATGGAGTGCAAGCGCTACGTCAACCTGGTTCTACCCTCAAGCCTTTTGTCTATGAATTAGCTTTAGAAAAAGGTTTAATTCGCCCAAATACCATTTTGGCAGATGTCCCCGCCCGTTATGCAATTCCTGGTGCGAGACTTTATAGCCCAACCGATTATACCGAGAGATTTCTCGGCCCTGTGCGGGTGCGAATCGCTTTAGCAAATTCGTTGAATGTACCCGCAGTGAGGGTTTTAGAAAAAGTAGGTGTGGAAACTTTCTTAGAACGATTGCATCAACTTGGGTTTGAAAATCTCAATCAAACCCCAGAACATTACGGTTTAGGGTTAACTCTCGGTAGTGGCGAAGTCAGTTTATGGGAATTAGCTAGAGCTTACGTTACTATGGCACGACTTGGAGAGTCTATCCCAATAGTCAGCAAATTTTCCGATTCTCCAATCCAAAATCCAAGTTGCGCTGAAAGCGCACCAAATATGCGGTGTAACATCCAAAATTCAACGACGATATGGCAATTAATCACTAACATCCTCAGTGATAATCATGCTCGTGCCACAGCATTTGGTGTAAACTCTGTGTTAAATTTACCCTTTCCTGTTGCCGTTAAAACTGGCACTTCTTCCAATTTTCGTGATACTTGGACAGTTGGCTTCACTACCGATTACACCATCGCTACTTGGGTAGGCAATTTCAACGGGGAACCAATGCGTCAAGTTTCTGGTGTGACAGGCGCTGCACCCTTGTGGAATCGAATTATGCTACATCTGCACGAACATCAAGAACCAGCAGCTTTTCCACCTCCAGAAGGTTTAGTGCAATTACCTATTTGTGCAATTTCGGGATTACGACCAACACCAGATTGTACTTCAGTGGTGCAAGAATATTTCTATCCAGAAGATAAAACTGCCTACGAAGGTGACAACCAATTTAACTTACCACCAGAGTATAACGAGTGGTTGGCAAAACAACAGCAATCGAGTCTTGTTTCTACCAATTTGAGAATTTTATCCCCGCATCATGGCGATTTATTTTTAGTGTATCCAGGTGAAGAAACAAAGCAAAAACTCGAATTTAAGCTAGCGGGAAATAAATCTCTACCTGTGGAATGGTGGCTAAATGGAGAAAAATTAGATACAAACTCAGCTAATTCTTTATTTTGGAATTTGCGCCCTGGGAAGTGGAATTTGGAAGCGAGAAGCGGTGAAATGACTGATAAGGTAAGTTTTAAGGTGGAATTAGCTAATATTAAACCTACTCGTCGAGGATTTTCTATCAGTAATTATCAGGTAAAGGGAAATCGCCCATAA
- a CDS encoding alpha-2-macroglobulin has product MLAMTGCNFFGINSNKEQLPAVSPLTPPKLPDWIEQISPIGDAKPLSQIRIRFKEALIPVESLDNPEQQKILEKFALWPPLPGQFRFLTPRMVGFQAEKALPIATRFQVTLKTGLADLKNHRLDKDLPWTFNTESISLTNLPGVNPIEKADIEPIDLQQKLQFTSNVELNLASVQEHLQLIPEGQSKGVGFKVELNKEEKPVKNEEDPLEKFDPSARNWIYNLIPQQNLEKATSYRLVFSPGIRPAYGNLPTEKEFASKLATYSPLAFQKIDFYGQPDSGGTFGRFIKGSPQLEFNNVLLPDSAKESITINPAPKDISRIIQINDEDKVVGINPYALEPAQTYTITIDENLKDKFGQTLGKPITLKYYTGDLAGDIWVPSDLNIFPTDKNLQLNITTGNLPESKYKAAYRAVKPTDLVYFNNSNDLLPQPSDWQSFKVSGKKNQSVDIAVPLREKISAATGMLAYGVQARTNKYQENGKELWREPTTYGMVELTNLGVFTQWFPESGLIRVNHLTDGSPVQAAAVEIYQSKLQAKSRPEPVPCATGKTDENGIFRIIGEGLQQCYSGNESSSKSPQLLVIAHEKQDWAFARTEEYSGVYGYGIDAGWQDSKPESRGVIFSDRQLYQLGEKAWLTGFAGFLQNGTIQQDKNAVYQLTLVNPDGQKTSLGTQTTNEFGTFSLELPIKTTQRLGYHTIKAKGKNGQELSGEFRVAEFKPPNFKVELNLDKEFAYIDDKVDINATSNYLFGAPVEGGEAKYFITRQQANFIPKGWAEFTFGRQWLWPEETPTISSDVLQTNTQLDANGKSSQTVSVANDLPYPMTYQVDVQVADVSNLSVADSKTFTALPSNRLIGLKSNFITDAGKAFPVDVIVTDPTGKLITGQRVRLELQEIKYSSVTQLVEGSRTPKNQVEYKTVGQAEITSASNPQSVSLTAPESGSYRIRVNFSDAKKELSATDLQIWATGQDPVFWGSKEKDVLELKLDKQEFKPGETATVLIQSPYPDAELYFAVIKEKPLYQQITKVQGSAPQIQFQVTPEMLPNAAIEAVLVRQGKLINQVEAGTLDNLVKIGFTPFKVNLEDKYLKLQVKPVQASLEPGAEETVQLELKDNQGNPTKGQFTVMVVNEAVLQLSGYRPPDLVDTVYAEQTISTRFNDNRADVILQPQDVAKPKGWGYGGGFSTGAANTRTRTDFKALAYYNASVLTDANGNAQITFKLPDDLTTWRVMAVATDGNLRFGNGDATFITTKPLLTNAILPQFARPGDRILAGLSVTNNTGNPGNLSINGELSGNVKFAEKNPTTTALQTKAESATHAYRFPMVADSVGTGKVRFTTQLNGTAADAFEVPLEIKQVEITEQVVESGITEKQVKIPLNVDKNTFPDAGGLDIQLASTLIPEIKAPAKQVLEDNDLPFTEPAASQLMIAANLQTIAQKYGQTFAEFNPSQQVNLAIEQLQKLQIADGGFAAFPGQEKSDPWVSAYAGESLAKASQVFPNLVDSGMLSRLKAYLQKVLANPGEYDFCKQLLCKRQLQVNALIALADLGDKRNTFLADIYEQRNNFDLVTQIKLALYLSQFPEWQDESQQLVNKLQQNIYETGRTAVVSLPSSWGWMSSSTTTQAQALRLFIAKQSKPEVIDKLFQSLLALRRDGTWQTSYNNAQALTALVDYSQLQPTPPNFIATVQLASNKLGENRFDGYKNPSLKLNVPMNQLPRGRNDLTLQKSGNGTLHYLVAYNYRLQGNQPGKFNGLRITREISQVNEEKILQKIGIYAFDKPLTLASGQVFDIGLEIIADRSVDHIVIKDPLPAGFEAVDASFQTTTAALQAKADNWELGFRNIYRDRIIAYADHLEPGVYSLHYLVRSVTPGTFSWPGAEVHLQYAPEEFGRTAESTLILEDGK; this is encoded by the coding sequence ATGCTAGCGATGACAGGATGTAATTTTTTTGGTATTAACTCAAATAAAGAACAACTTCCAGCAGTATCCCCCCTCACACCACCAAAATTACCAGACTGGATTGAACAAATAAGTCCCATTGGCGATGCAAAACCTCTCAGCCAAATCCGCATCCGTTTTAAAGAAGCTTTAATTCCAGTTGAAAGTCTCGACAATCCAGAACAACAGAAAATATTAGAGAAATTTGCCCTTTGGCCGCCTTTACCCGGTCAATTTCGCTTTTTGACACCGCGCATGGTGGGGTTTCAAGCTGAGAAAGCATTGCCAATAGCCACAAGATTTCAAGTCACTCTCAAAACAGGTTTAGCCGATTTAAAAAATCATCGGCTAGATAAAGATTTACCTTGGACTTTCAATACCGAATCTATCAGCCTAACTAATTTACCCGGTGTCAATCCCATCGAAAAGGCTGATATCGAACCAATTGATTTACAACAAAAGCTACAGTTTACTTCCAACGTAGAATTAAATTTAGCTTCTGTACAAGAACATTTACAGTTAATTCCTGAAGGACAAAGCAAGGGTGTAGGCTTCAAAGTCGAATTAAATAAAGAAGAAAAACCAGTAAAAAATGAAGAAGATCCTTTAGAAAAATTTGACCCTTCAGCCCGCAATTGGATTTATAATCTCATTCCACAGCAAAATCTCGAAAAGGCAACTTCTTATCGCCTAGTCTTTTCTCCCGGAATACGTCCTGCTTATGGCAATCTCCCTACAGAGAAAGAATTTGCCAGTAAGTTAGCAACTTATTCACCTTTAGCATTCCAAAAAATTGACTTTTACGGACAGCCAGATTCAGGTGGAACTTTTGGACGATTTATTAAAGGCAGTCCTCAACTAGAATTTAATAACGTTTTACTGCCAGATTCAGCTAAAGAAAGTATTACTATTAATCCAGCACCAAAAGACATTTCTAGAATCATTCAAATAAATGATGAAGATAAAGTTGTTGGCATCAATCCTTATGCGCTAGAACCGGCTCAAACTTATACAATTACTATCGACGAAAATCTCAAAGATAAGTTTGGGCAAACTTTGGGTAAACCTATAACGCTTAAATATTATACTGGAGATTTAGCCGGGGATATCTGGGTACCATCAGATTTAAATATTTTCCCCACAGATAAAAATTTACAGCTAAATATTACTACGGGAAATCTGCCAGAATCTAAATATAAAGCAGCTTATCGAGCAGTTAAACCGACAGATTTAGTTTATTTTAATAATAGTAATGATTTATTACCACAACCATCTGATTGGCAAAGCTTTAAGGTATCGGGTAAGAAAAATCAATCAGTTGATATTGCTGTTCCTCTGCGGGAAAAAATAAGTGCAGCTACAGGAATGTTAGCTTATGGAGTCCAAGCCCGCACTAATAAATATCAGGAGAATGGTAAGGAACTGTGGCGAGAACCTACTACTTATGGAATGGTTGAATTGACGAATTTGGGCGTATTTACTCAGTGGTTTCCTGAGTCAGGCTTAATTCGCGTCAATCATCTGACAGATGGTTCGCCAGTTCAAGCGGCGGCTGTGGAAATTTATCAATCAAAATTACAAGCAAAATCTCGCCCCGAACCGGTACCTTGTGCAACTGGTAAAACTGATGAAAATGGAATTTTTAGAATTATTGGTGAAGGATTACAGCAATGTTATTCTGGCAATGAAAGTTCTAGTAAATCACCACAATTATTAGTAATTGCCCATGAAAAGCAAGATTGGGCATTCGCTAGAACTGAAGAATATAGCGGCGTTTATGGCTACGGGATTGATGCAGGTTGGCAAGATAGTAAGCCAGAATCACGCGGCGTAATTTTTTCAGATAGGCAATTATATCAACTAGGCGAAAAAGCTTGGTTAACTGGGTTTGCTGGCTTCTTGCAAAATGGCACAATCCAACAAGATAAAAATGCCGTTTACCAATTAACTTTGGTAAATCCTGATGGACAAAAGACCAGCTTAGGTACACAAACTACAAATGAATTTGGTACGTTTTCTCTGGAATTGCCAATCAAGACTACTCAGCGCTTAGGCTACCATACAATCAAGGCTAAGGGTAAAAATGGACAAGAACTTTCTGGTGAATTTCGGGTGGCTGAGTTTAAGCCACCGAACTTTAAAGTCGAACTGAACTTAGATAAAGAATTTGCTTATATTGACGATAAAGTTGATATTAATGCTACCAGTAATTATTTATTTGGTGCGCCTGTAGAAGGTGGAGAAGCAAAATACTTTATTACTCGCCAACAGGCTAATTTTATTCCCAAAGGTTGGGCCGAATTTACTTTTGGTCGGCAGTGGTTATGGCCAGAGGAAACTCCTACTATATCTAGTGATGTGCTGCAAACTAATACCCAACTAGATGCTAATGGTAAAAGTAGTCAAACTGTGAGTGTGGCTAATGATTTACCATATCCGATGACTTACCAAGTAGATGTACAAGTTGCAGATGTTTCTAATCTATCTGTCGCGGATTCCAAAACTTTTACAGCCTTACCAAGTAATCGTCTTATCGGTTTGAAAAGTAATTTTATCACTGATGCTGGTAAGGCTTTTCCTGTTGATGTGATTGTTACTGACCCTACAGGAAAACTGATAACAGGTCAACGAGTGCGCTTGGAATTACAAGAGATTAAATACAGTAGCGTTACTCAATTAGTTGAAGGTAGCCGAACGCCAAAAAATCAAGTTGAATATAAAACAGTCGGACAAGCAGAAATTACATCTGCTAGCAATCCCCAATCGGTAAGTTTGACAGCACCGGAATCTGGTTCATACCGGATTAGAGTGAATTTTAGTGATGCAAAAAAGGAATTAAGTGCGACAGATTTACAAATTTGGGCAACTGGACAAGACCCAGTATTTTGGGGTTCGAAAGAAAAAGATGTCTTAGAACTTAAGTTAGATAAACAAGAGTTTAAACCTGGTGAAACTGCTACTGTACTAATTCAATCTCCCTATCCAGATGCAGAATTGTACTTTGCAGTGATTAAAGAAAAACCCCTTTATCAGCAAATTACCAAGGTTCAGGGAAGCGCACCACAAATTCAATTTCAAGTTACGCCAGAAATGCTACCCAATGCAGCCATTGAAGCTGTATTAGTAAGACAAGGTAAACTCATCAACCAAGTGGAAGCAGGAACTTTAGATAACTTGGTGAAGATTGGTTTTACACCTTTTAAAGTTAACTTAGAAGATAAGTATTTAAAACTGCAAGTTAAGCCAGTGCAAGCATCATTAGAACCTGGTGCAGAAGAAACAGTACAACTGGAACTGAAGGATAATCAAGGAAATCCCACCAAAGGACAGTTTACAGTCATGGTGGTAAATGAAGCGGTGTTACAACTTTCTGGTTATCGTCCGCCAGATTTGGTGGATACAGTTTATGCAGAACAGACAATATCTACCCGCTTCAACGATAATCGCGCGGATGTTATATTACAACCGCAAGATGTAGCTAAACCGAAAGGTTGGGGTTATGGTGGTGGTTTCTCAACTGGTGCAGCTAATACTCGCACTCGCACCGATTTTAAAGCCTTAGCTTACTACAACGCTTCTGTCCTTACCGATGCAAATGGTAATGCACAGATAACTTTTAAACTCCCGGATGACTTAACTACATGGCGGGTGATGGCTGTGGCCACCGATGGAAATCTGCGTTTTGGGAATGGGGACGCGACGTTTATCACCACAAAACCACTGCTAACTAATGCCATCTTGCCACAGTTTGCCCGTCCAGGCGATCGCATCCTCGCTGGTTTATCTGTCACCAACAACACCGGAAATCCAGGAAATCTCTCAATTAATGGCGAACTTAGCGGTAATGTGAAGTTTGCTGAGAAAAACCCCACAACTACTGCTTTGCAAACCAAAGCCGAATCTGCAACTCACGCTTATCGCTTTCCAATGGTGGCGGATAGTGTGGGAACTGGGAAAGTTCGCTTTACGACTCAGCTAAATGGTACAGCCGCAGATGCTTTTGAAGTACCTTTGGAAATTAAGCAAGTTGAAATTACAGAACAAGTCGTTGAATCTGGTATAACTGAAAAACAGGTGAAAATTCCTCTGAATGTTGATAAAAATACCTTCCCTGATGCGGGAGGTTTAGATATTCAGTTGGCGAGTACTTTGATACCGGAAATTAAAGCACCAGCAAAGCAGGTTTTAGAAGATAATGATTTGCCGTTCACAGAACCGGCGGCGAGTCAATTAATGATTGCCGCTAATTTGCAAACTATCGCCCAAAAATATGGTCAAACATTTGCAGAATTTAATCCTAGCCAACAAGTAAATTTAGCAATTGAACAATTACAAAAACTCCAAATAGCCGATGGTGGTTTTGCTGCTTTTCCCGGACAAGAAAAATCCGACCCTTGGGTTTCTGCTTATGCGGGTGAATCTTTGGCTAAAGCCAGTCAGGTGTTCCCTAATTTAGTTGATTCTGGAATGCTGTCTCGCCTGAAAGCCTATTTACAAAAAGTTCTGGCGAATCCTGGAGAATATGACTTTTGCAAACAACTACTCTGTAAAAGGCAACTACAAGTTAATGCTTTAATCGCTTTAGCAGATTTAGGAGACAAACGCAATACTTTCCTTGCAGATATTTATGAACAGCGCAATAATTTTGATTTAGTAACTCAAATTAAACTAGCACTATACTTATCTCAATTCCCAGAATGGCAAGACGAATCTCAACAATTAGTGAACAAACTGCAACAGAATATCTATGAAACTGGACGTACAGCAGTTGTAAGTTTACCCAGCAGTTGGGGATGGATGAGTTCATCTACAACGACGCAAGCGCAAGCTTTACGCTTATTTATTGCCAAGCAAAGTAAACCCGAAGTTATAGATAAATTATTCCAAAGTCTTCTGGCACTGCGACGGGATGGTACATGGCAAACTAGCTATAATAATGCCCAAGCATTAACAGCTTTGGTCGATTATAGTCAACTGCAACCCACACCACCTAACTTTATTGCCACTGTGCAATTAGCTAGTAATAAGTTGGGAGAAAATCGCTTTGATGGCTACAAAAACCCTAGCTTAAAGCTAAATGTGCCAATGAATCAATTACCTCGTGGTCGTAATGATTTAACACTGCAAAAATCAGGTAATGGCACTTTGCACTATCTGGTTGCTTATAATTATCGCTTGCAAGGAAATCAACCAGGTAAATTTAACGGGTTACGCATAACACGAGAAATTAGTCAAGTAAATGAAGAGAAAATTTTACAAAAAATAGGGATTTACGCTTTCGATAAACCCTTGACTTTAGCCTCTGGACAGGTGTTTGATATTGGTTTAGAAATCATCGCCGATCGCAGTGTGGATCATATAGTAATTAAAGATCCTCTACCAGCAGGTTTTGAGGCAGTGGATGCAAGTTTTCAAACTACCACGGCTGCATTACAAGCAAAAGCCGATAACTGGGAACTTGGCTTTAGAAATATCTACCGCGATCGCATTATCGCCTACGCTGACCACCTGGAACCAGGAGTTTATAGCTTGCATTACTTAGTCCGTTCTGTCACCCCTGGTACATTTTCCTGGCCTGGTGCAGAAGTTCACCTGCAATATGCACCAGAAGAATTTGGGCGTACTGCTGAGTCTACATTGATATTGGAGGATGGAAAGTAA